In the genome of Pirellulales bacterium, one region contains:
- a CDS encoding sugar phosphate isomerase/epimerase, translating to MKFAICNETFLDWPLDRAFAFARECGYTGIEIAPFTLDYDARRISAAQRAEVCRLATEADLQVIGLHWLLAKTEGFYLTTPDAAVRRATSAYLGDLARLCQDLGGRLLVLGSPLQRNLLPGVTHEQALDYAADCLTAVLPVLEQTDTIVAVEPLGPAEGDFLNRTDDAVRLIERIGSPHCRLHLDCKAMSSEPEPIADNIRRHAPWLVHFHANDANKLGPGMGDVDFVPIVEALGQIDYQGWVSVEVFDYSPGVERLARESIEHLQACLEQVTG from the coding sequence ATGAAATTTGCCATCTGTAACGAGACGTTCCTCGATTGGCCCCTGGATCGCGCTTTCGCCTTTGCCCGCGAGTGTGGCTACACGGGCATCGAAATCGCCCCGTTCACGCTCGACTACGACGCCCGTAGAATCAGCGCCGCGCAACGTGCAGAAGTCTGCCGGCTGGCGACTGAGGCCGATTTGCAAGTCATCGGCCTGCATTGGCTGCTGGCCAAGACCGAGGGCTTCTATCTCACCACGCCCGACGCTGCCGTGCGCCGGGCCACGAGCGCGTATCTCGGCGACCTGGCCCGGTTGTGCCAGGACCTGGGCGGACGGCTCCTGGTGCTCGGCTCGCCGCTGCAGCGCAACCTGCTGCCCGGCGTGACGCACGAGCAGGCCCTCGACTACGCGGCCGACTGCCTGACGGCCGTGCTCCCCGTGCTCGAACAGACCGATACGATCGTCGCCGTCGAGCCGCTCGGCCCGGCCGAGGGCGATTTTCTCAATCGGACCGACGACGCCGTGCGCCTGATCGAGCGGATCGGCTCGCCGCATTGCCGGCTACATCTCGACTGCAAGGCCATGTCGAGCGAACCGGAACCGATCGCCGACAACATCCGCCGGCACGCCCCGTGGCTGGTTCACTTTCACGCCAACGACGCCAACAAGCTCGGCCCCGGCATGGGCGACGTCGATTTCGTGCCGATCGTCGAGGCTCTGGGCCAGATCGACTACCAGGGTTGGGTCTCCGTCGAGGTGTTCGACTATTCGCCGGGCGTCGAGCGCCTGGCCCGTGAAAGCATCGAGCACCTGCAAGCCTGCCTCGAGCAGGTGACGGGCTGA
- a CDS encoding ABC transporter ATP-binding protein, with protein MPLVDIRNVSRSYGHVHALRELDLSLEPGTIGLVGNNGAGKSTLLKILLGLLEPDTGSGTILGCDLRTGSTDLRARVGYMPEAAATVPVLRGVEFVTLAGDLYGMPHRDARRRAHEVLNYVGLGELRYRQLEEYSTGNLQRLKLAAALVHDPQLLLLDEPTNGLDPAGRVAMLRLIEDLIAETGKSVILCTHLLGDVERLCQQIVVLHQGRVVRAGTMDELRQATGNRYHITWDGGAGEAFLAALAETGLEVAPPSSANKVMVTIPAGFSTAGFFDLARRAGIVIVEMAQEEEDLEQLFYRVTDQDAHAAEVAAEHGALTRPAAVEKHPAVEDLTHGA; from the coding sequence ATGCCGTTGGTCGACATTCGCAACGTCAGCCGCAGCTATGGCCACGTACATGCGTTGCGGGAACTCGACTTGTCGCTCGAGCCGGGCACGATCGGCCTGGTCGGCAACAACGGCGCCGGCAAATCAACGCTGCTGAAGATTCTCTTGGGTCTGCTCGAGCCCGACACCGGTTCCGGCACCATCCTGGGCTGCGATCTGCGCACCGGTTCGACCGACTTGCGGGCCCGAGTGGGTTACATGCCCGAGGCCGCGGCCACGGTGCCCGTGTTGCGCGGCGTGGAGTTTGTCACCCTGGCGGGCGACCTGTACGGCATGCCGCACCGCGATGCGCGGCGCCGGGCCCACGAAGTGCTCAATTACGTCGGCCTGGGCGAGCTGCGCTATCGCCAGTTGGAAGAATACTCGACCGGCAATTTGCAGCGGCTCAAGCTGGCCGCAGCGCTGGTCCACGACCCGCAGTTACTGCTGCTCGACGAACCGACGAACGGCCTCGACCCGGCCGGGCGCGTGGCCATGCTGCGGCTGATCGAAGACCTGATCGCCGAGACGGGAAAGAGCGTGATCCTTTGCACGCACCTCCTGGGCGACGTCGAACGGCTGTGCCAGCAGATCGTCGTGTTGCACCAGGGGCGCGTCGTACGGGCCGGCACGATGGACGAGCTGCGCCAAGCGACCGGCAACCGTTACCACATTACCTGGGACGGCGGCGCCGGCGAGGCGTTTCTCGCGGCGTTGGCCGAGACCGGGCTCGAGGTCGCGCCCCCGTCGTCGGCGAACAAGGTCATGGTCACGATTCCGGCGGGGTTTTCCACGGCCGGCTTTTTCGACCTGGCCCGCCGGGCCGGCATCGTGATCGTCGAAATGGCGCAGGAAGAGGAAGATCTCGAGCAATTGTTCTACCGCGTGACCGATCAAGACGCGCATGCCGCCGAGGTGGCCGCCGAGCACGGCGCCCTGACGCGGCCGGCCGCCGTCGAAAAGCATCCGGCCGTCGAGGACCTGACGCATGGGGCTTGA
- a CDS encoding site-specific DNA-methyltransferase, translating to MGRLLENVCHFLQGGSLLARRRLPPADQLIHGDCVAGLGRLAEGSVDLAFADPPFNIGYDYDVYDDRLQCDQYLDWCRTWTQSVIRALKPNGTFWLAIGDEYAAELKVMLTRELGLTCRSWVVWYYTFGVNCKQKFSRSHAHLFHFVKDARDFYFDTETIRVPSARQMVYGDRRAHAKGRLPDDTWILRPQDVPECFSPEEDTWYFPRVCGTFKERAGWHGCQMPEQLLGRIVRACSREGDLVLDPFGGSGTTLAVAKKLKRRYLGFELSPEYAARIEARLAAIAPGDPLDGAEQPTKSAPSTAAGRRLEDKHSTAPPRRRKPAAAGRQQEIKFVDKTSRRRAKA from the coding sequence ATGGGGCGACTGCTCGAAAACGTGTGTCATTTCCTTCAAGGAGGAAGTCTCTTGGCGCGACGTCGCTTGCCGCCTGCCGACCAGCTCATCCACGGCGATTGCGTGGCCGGTCTGGGCCGCCTTGCCGAAGGCAGCGTCGACCTGGCTTTTGCCGATCCGCCGTTCAACATCGGTTACGACTACGACGTTTACGATGACCGGCTGCAATGCGACCAGTACCTCGACTGGTGCCGTACATGGACGCAGTCCGTGATCCGTGCGCTCAAGCCCAACGGCACGTTCTGGCTGGCGATCGGCGACGAGTATGCCGCCGAGCTGAAGGTGATGCTGACGCGCGAATTGGGCCTCACCTGCCGCAGTTGGGTCGTCTGGTATTACACCTTCGGGGTCAACTGCAAGCAGAAGTTCAGCCGGTCGCACGCCCACCTGTTTCATTTCGTCAAAGACGCCCGCGATTTCTATTTCGACACCGAGACGATTCGCGTGCCTTCGGCGCGGCAGATGGTCTACGGCGATCGCCGCGCGCATGCCAAGGGCCGGCTCCCCGACGACACCTGGATCTTGCGGCCACAAGACGTGCCCGAGTGTTTTTCGCCGGAGGAGGACACGTGGTATTTCCCGCGCGTCTGCGGCACGTTCAAGGAACGCGCCGGCTGGCACGGTTGCCAGATGCCCGAGCAGCTCCTGGGGCGCATCGTGCGCGCATGCAGCCGCGAGGGCGACCTGGTGCTCGATCCGTTCGGCGGCAGCGGTACGACGCTGGCCGTCGCCAAGAAACTCAAGCGCCGCTACCTGGGCTTCGAGCTGTCGCCCGAGTATGCCGCGCGGATCGAAGCGCGCTTGGCCGCGATCGCGCCGGGCGATCCCCTCGACGGCGCCGAGCAGCCCACGAAGAGCGCCCCGAGCACGGCGGCCGGCCGCCGGTTGGAAGACAAACACAGCACCGCGCCGCCGCGCCGCCGCAAGCCGGCCGCGGCCGGCCGGCAACAGGAAATCAAATTCGTCGACAAGACCTCCCGCCGCCGTGCCAAGGCCTGA
- the glnE gene encoding bifunctional [glutamate--ammonia ligase]-adenylyl-L-tyrosine phosphorylase/[glutamate--ammonia-ligase] adenylyltransferase — MQIETLRRLLDDPAAASSWLQGLGLVNPARGQQSLVRLATGGLTLDLLADLADQLAEHLPGTSDPDMALNNLDRFFAAARNPLSLGTLFERDREALPILLQLFSTSQYLSDLLITDAESYDLVRMTAGQPVSREVLVDEITSEVASLSDERLVMAALRRFKRRETLRISYGDIIREQPLATVSAQISYLADALIEGALVAARRKLGERRGTPRRADRQPAQFVVLALGKLGGVELNYSSDIDLVFLYDEDGMTDGRQPQTNLEYFDRLIRALVKLLAEVTELGYVYRVDLRLRPLGERGPTVQSLEAAWQYYDVLGRTWERQAYVKARPVAGDLELGQRFLRRLEPWIYRRYLGLADITGIKALKRRIERRTLLEGVDDRNVKTGHGGIRDIEFVIQFLQLLNGGDLENLRTGNTLLAIAELEKAGCLTHQERSLLESNYSFLRKIEHRQQIMFDLQTHLLPEQPEELRKVAIRMGYADTPERTALAAFLADLRTKTDVNRRMLDHLLHQAFPDDAATEPEVDLVLDPAPPLERIAEVLARHRFRNVQQAYDNLMALSEEKVRFLSTRRCRHFLAAIAPALLKAIAATPDPDSTLVNLVQVSDSLGGKGVLWELFSFNEPSLRLYVELCASSPYLSSILTSNPGMIDDLMDSLVLNKLPELADLRELLDELCRGAEDIEPILHSFKNAQVLAVGVRDILGKEDIKATNAALSDIAEACLERIALDEYRKLVEKLGEPLVGSGERAGMPCELMIVALGKFGGREMTYRSDLDIVFLYQADGQTHALSRSRRSETTTNNHFFSELGQRIIKVSSQLGPFGRLFEVDPRLRPTGRSGVLATSLAEFERYYANGEAQLWERQALCKARVVFGSPHAAAAAWAAIGRAAYEHPWQHEWAAAIRDMRRRIELNASRTNLKRGPGGLVDVEFLVQMLQLRYGADEPAIRQPNTLDALAALHAAGHIDQADLEYLAGSYRFLRTLEARLRLMNSAAHHDVPDDPIELDKLARPLGYSAGQELLADFWKYTEQNRQRFERLLLLAEAAV; from the coding sequence ATGCAGATCGAAACGCTTCGCCGCCTGTTAGACGATCCCGCGGCGGCCTCTTCTTGGTTGCAAGGTCTGGGGTTGGTCAACCCGGCCCGGGGTCAGCAGAGCCTGGTCCGCCTGGCCACCGGCGGGCTGACGCTCGACCTGTTGGCCGACTTGGCCGACCAGTTGGCAGAGCACCTGCCCGGGACGAGCGACCCGGACATGGCGCTGAACAATCTCGACCGCTTCTTCGCGGCGGCGCGCAATCCCTTGTCGCTAGGCACGCTGTTCGAGCGCGACCGCGAGGCGCTGCCGATCTTGCTGCAGTTGTTCTCGACCAGCCAGTACCTGAGCGACCTGCTGATCACCGATGCCGAGAGCTACGACCTGGTCCGGATGACGGCCGGGCAGCCGGTGTCGCGCGAGGTGCTGGTCGACGAGATCACCAGCGAAGTCGCCAGCCTGAGCGACGAGCGGCTGGTGATGGCCGCGCTGCGCCGCTTCAAGCGGCGCGAAACCTTGCGGATCAGCTACGGCGACATCATCCGCGAACAGCCGCTGGCCACGGTGAGCGCGCAGATCTCGTACCTGGCCGACGCCCTGATCGAAGGCGCACTGGTCGCCGCGCGACGCAAGCTGGGCGAACGTCGTGGTACGCCCCGCCGGGCCGACCGGCAGCCGGCCCAGTTCGTCGTCCTGGCGCTGGGCAAGCTCGGCGGCGTCGAGCTCAACTATTCGAGCGACATCGACCTGGTGTTCCTCTACGACGAAGACGGCATGACCGATGGCCGGCAGCCGCAAACCAACCTGGAATACTTCGACCGGTTGATCCGCGCGCTGGTCAAGCTGCTCGCCGAAGTCACCGAGCTGGGCTACGTCTACCGAGTCGATCTGCGGCTGCGCCCGTTGGGCGAACGTGGGCCGACGGTTCAGAGCCTGGAAGCAGCCTGGCAGTATTACGACGTCCTGGGACGCACTTGGGAACGGCAGGCCTATGTCAAAGCCCGGCCGGTGGCTGGCGACCTGGAATTGGGCCAGCGGTTCTTGCGCCGGCTCGAGCCTTGGATTTATCGCCGTTACCTGGGGCTGGCCGACATCACGGGCATCAAGGCCCTCAAGCGGCGCATCGAGCGCCGTACCCTGCTCGAAGGCGTCGACGACCGCAACGTGAAGACGGGCCACGGTGGCATTCGCGATATCGAGTTCGTGATCCAATTTCTCCAGCTGCTCAACGGCGGCGACCTCGAGAATCTGCGCACCGGCAACACCTTGCTGGCGATCGCCGAGTTGGAAAAGGCCGGCTGCCTCACGCACCAGGAACGCTCGCTGTTGGAAAGCAATTACAGCTTTCTCCGCAAGATCGAGCACCGGCAGCAGATCATGTTCGATCTGCAGACGCATTTGTTGCCCGAGCAGCCCGAGGAGCTGCGCAAAGTGGCGATCCGCATGGGGTATGCCGATACGCCCGAGCGGACGGCGCTGGCGGCCTTCCTGGCCGACTTGCGCACCAAGACCGACGTCAATCGGCGGATGCTCGATCACCTGTTGCACCAGGCGTTTCCGGACGACGCGGCCACCGAGCCGGAGGTCGACCTGGTGCTCGACCCCGCGCCGCCGCTGGAGCGCATCGCCGAAGTGCTGGCGCGGCATCGCTTCCGCAACGTGCAGCAGGCCTACGACAACTTGATGGCCCTGAGCGAAGAGAAGGTGCGGTTCCTGTCGACGCGCCGCTGCCGGCATTTTCTGGCCGCCATTGCGCCGGCCCTGCTCAAGGCGATCGCCGCCACGCCCGACCCCGACTCGACGCTCGTGAACCTGGTCCAGGTGTCCGACTCGCTGGGCGGCAAGGGCGTGCTTTGGGAGCTGTTCAGCTTCAACGAGCCCTCGCTGCGCTTGTATGTCGAGCTGTGCGCCTCGAGCCCGTACTTGTCGAGCATTCTCACCAGCAACCCGGGCATGATCGACGACCTGATGGACAGCCTGGTGCTGAACAAGCTGCCCGAACTGGCCGATCTGCGCGAGCTGCTCGATGAACTGTGCCGCGGGGCGGAGGATATCGAGCCGATCCTGCACAGCTTCAAGAATGCGCAGGTGCTGGCGGTGGGCGTGCGCGACATCCTGGGCAAGGAAGACATCAAGGCGACCAACGCCGCGCTGTCCGATATCGCCGAGGCCTGCCTCGAGCGGATCGCGCTCGACGAGTATCGCAAGCTGGTGGAAAAGCTGGGCGAACCGCTAGTGGGGTCGGGCGAAAGGGCGGGCATGCCCTGCGAGTTGATGATCGTGGCCCTCGGCAAGTTTGGCGGCCGCGAGATGACCTATCGCAGCGATCTGGACATCGTCTTCCTGTACCAGGCCGACGGCCAGACGCACGCCTTGTCGCGCAGTCGCCGCAGCGAGACGACGACGAACAATCACTTTTTCAGCGAATTGGGCCAGCGGATCATCAAGGTCTCGAGCCAACTGGGCCCCTTTGGGCGGCTGTTCGAAGTCGACCCCCGGCTGCGGCCGACCGGTCGCAGTGGAGTGCTCGCCACGTCGCTGGCCGAATTCGAACGGTATTACGCCAACGGCGAGGCTCAGCTTTGGGAACGACAGGCGCTCTGCAAGGCACGCGTCGTCTTCGGCTCGCCGCACGCCGCCGCAGCAGCCTGGGCAGCGATCGGCCGCGCCGCCTACGAACATCCGTGGCAACATGAATGGGCCGCCGCCATTCGTGACATGCGCCGCCGCATCGAGCTCAACGCCAGCCGCACCAACCTCAAGCGCGGGCCGGGCGGACTGGTCGACGTCGAGTTCCTGGTGCAGATGCTGCAATTGCGCTACGGCGCCGACGAGCCGGCGATCCGCCAGCCGAACACGCTCGACGCCTTGGCCGCGCTGCACGCCGCGGGCCATATCGACCAGGCCGATCTGGAGTACCTGGCCGGTAGTTATCGCTTCTTGCGCACGCTCGAGGCGCGCTTGCGGCTGATGAATAGCGCCGCGCACCACGACGTGCCCGACGACCCGATCGAATTGGACAAGCTGGCCCGACCGTTGGGCTACTCGGCGGGGCAGGAGCTGCTGGCCGATTTCTGGAAGTACACCGAGCAAAACCGCCAGCGGTTCGAGCGGCTGCTGCTGTTGGCCGAAGCGGCCGTGTGA
- a CDS encoding ABC transporter permease, protein MGLDVAHYHGWHGKLHSPWWSCLAIMRVGLLQVFRRKSYWVVLGLGLLNFILYWAIIYAVTQFEIPRDAQETLLRGFGFSSQPSGDEESGYIQFMQRQSIVVMILLAFSGSLLVGSDFRLRSLPFYLSRRIDRRHYIVGKLLAVSAIVMILTVLPALVLFVEYGLFTSSTKYWIDNWRIPVSVVVYGLVLCVVLSILITTLSAYLQRVAPIAITWSSVFVLFGSISQMLEKASDPEYAQYWRLLDPWRDMRAVGRLCFGSFNEQIDVNFAYSALIILTVVCSISLLLLVQRVRAVDIVE, encoded by the coding sequence ATGGGGCTTGACGTCGCGCATTATCACGGCTGGCACGGCAAGCTGCATTCGCCCTGGTGGAGCTGCCTGGCGATCATGCGCGTGGGCCTGTTGCAGGTCTTCCGTCGCAAGTCGTACTGGGTCGTGCTCGGGCTGGGGCTGCTGAATTTCATCCTCTACTGGGCCATTATCTACGCCGTCACGCAGTTCGAGATCCCGCGCGATGCACAGGAAACGCTGCTGCGCGGCTTCGGCTTCAGTTCGCAGCCCAGCGGCGACGAGGAAAGCGGCTACATCCAGTTCATGCAGCGGCAAAGCATCGTGGTGATGATCTTGCTGGCGTTTTCCGGCAGCCTGCTGGTGGGCTCCGATTTTCGCCTGCGATCGCTGCCTTTCTACCTGTCGCGCCGGATCGATCGCCGGCACTACATCGTCGGCAAGCTGCTGGCCGTGAGTGCCATCGTGATGATCCTCACCGTGCTGCCGGCGCTGGTCCTGTTCGTCGAATACGGGTTGTTCACCTCGTCGACCAAGTACTGGATCGACAACTGGCGGATCCCCGTCTCGGTGGTCGTGTATGGCCTGGTGCTGTGCGTCGTGTTGAGCATTCTGATCACGACGCTGTCGGCCTATCTGCAGCGCGTGGCCCCGATCGCGATCACCTGGTCGAGCGTGTTCGTGCTGTTCGGCAGCATCTCGCAGATGCTCGAGAAGGCCAGCGACCCGGAATACGCGCAATACTGGCGGCTGCTCGATCCGTGGCGCGACATGCGCGCCGTGGGCCGGCTGTGTTTCGGTTCGTTCAATGAGCAGATCGACGTCAATTTCGCCTATTCGGCGCTGATCATCCTGACGGTGGTCTGCTCGATTTCGCTGTTGTTGCTCGTCCAACGGGTGCGGGCCGTGGATATCGTCGAATAA
- a CDS encoding P-II family nitrogen regulator has product MKQVVAIVKPYLVEKVLEALRRAPLEACSVREVKGYGRQKNYLDQYRGSEYALAYLPKVEITLWVDDARTEEIVRRIVEVARTGRMGDGKIFVLPTAAGTRTIDLSEAASGPAK; this is encoded by the coding sequence TTGAAACAAGTCGTCGCGATCGTTAAGCCGTACCTGGTCGAGAAAGTGCTCGAAGCGCTGCGCCGTGCGCCCCTGGAGGCCTGCAGCGTCCGCGAAGTGAAGGGCTACGGCCGGCAGAAGAACTATCTCGACCAGTATCGGGGCAGCGAATATGCCCTGGCCTACCTGCCCAAGGTCGAAATCACGCTCTGGGTCGACGACGCCCGCACCGAGGAGATCGTCCGGCGCATCGTCGAAGTGGCCCGCACCGGGCGCATGGGCGACGGCAAGATCTTCGTGCTGCCGACCGCCGCCGGTACCCGGACCATCGACTTGAGCGAGGCCGCTTCGGGGCCGGCCAAATGA
- a CDS encoding ABC transporter permease subunit, with protein MKLLRAWATLIFLSFSRLLWSASTLMVAFPLLGCALFLVRRHYTFGAAGDDFLTRESAFAAFSEEFVIYLFASFIVPVCALAYGTMSIGGDREDRTLLFLLIRPVPRGMILLAKLLATLPLVVGLVVVSFWSYCKLAGEVGEMALRLYLPMVLFTTIAYVAVFHLFAVTFRHSTIIALVYSLFMELLIGNMPGIIKRVAVNYYGKAMVYDLGSAFGTRVPDPELFVPISAYSASLALLGITLGGILLTMLIFQAREYRDLT; from the coding sequence ATGAAGCTCCTGCGGGCCTGGGCGACCCTGATCTTCCTCTCGTTCTCGCGGCTGCTCTGGTCGGCGAGCACGTTGATGGTGGCGTTTCCGCTCTTGGGTTGCGCGCTGTTTCTCGTGCGCCGGCACTACACGTTTGGCGCCGCGGGCGATGACTTTCTCACGCGCGAATCGGCCTTCGCGGCGTTCAGCGAGGAGTTCGTCATCTACCTGTTTGCGTCGTTCATCGTGCCGGTGTGCGCGTTGGCCTATGGCACGATGAGCATCGGCGGCGATCGCGAAGATCGGACGCTGTTGTTCCTGCTCATCCGGCCGGTGCCGCGGGGCATGATCCTGCTGGCCAAGCTGCTGGCCACGTTGCCGCTCGTCGTGGGGCTCGTGGTGGTAAGCTTCTGGAGCTACTGCAAGCTGGCGGGCGAGGTGGGCGAGATGGCGCTGCGCCTGTACTTGCCGATGGTGCTGTTTACGACCATCGCCTATGTGGCCGTGTTCCACCTGTTCGCCGTCACGTTTCGGCACTCGACGATCATCGCCCTGGTCTACTCGCTGTTCATGGAGCTGCTGATCGGCAACATGCCGGGCATCATCAAGCGCGTGGCCGTGAACTATTACGGCAAGGCGATGGTTTACGATCTCGGATCGGCTTTCGGCACGCGCGTGCCCGACCCGGAGTTGTTCGTGCCAATCTCCGCCTACTCCGCGAGCCTGGCCCTGTTGGGCATCACGCTGGGCGGCATTCTGTTGACGATGCTCATCTTCCAGGCCCGCGAATATCGCGATTTGACCTGA
- a CDS encoding ABC transporter ATP-binding protein — protein MLLTFDHVTKFYGPVIGVNDVSCRIGPGITGLFGANGAGKSTMMKLASGQLRPTQGQVLIGDHRAWSAAAKYAFGFSPDINNFYEEMTGRDFVYTMTRLYGYSRREARERTERSLAEVGMTDRANRRIAGCSHGMRQRIKLAQTLVHDPEVLLLDEPMNGIDPGGRRDFGRLLVKQAELGKTILLSSHILVEVESLADSILMLARGRVIASGTLAEVRNLIDDQPFTVQIVAEPPRKLAALLVGDLEVRSVEVRGDAVTVRTRNPLQFFARLTDLVIEHRLEVRKLQTLDTGADAVFGYLEQGVQ, from the coding sequence ATGCTGCTGACCTTTGACCACGTCACGAAATTCTACGGCCCGGTGATCGGCGTCAACGACGTGTCGTGCCGGATCGGGCCCGGCATCACGGGGCTGTTCGGCGCCAACGGCGCGGGCAAGTCGACGATGATGAAGCTGGCCAGCGGCCAGTTGCGCCCCACGCAGGGCCAGGTGCTGATCGGCGATCATCGCGCCTGGAGCGCGGCGGCCAAGTATGCCTTCGGTTTCAGCCCGGACATCAACAATTTCTACGAGGAGATGACCGGGCGCGATTTCGTCTACACGATGACCCGGCTCTACGGCTATTCGCGCCGCGAGGCCCGCGAGCGGACCGAACGCTCGCTGGCCGAGGTGGGCATGACCGATCGCGCGAATCGGCGCATCGCCGGCTGCAGCCACGGCATGCGGCAACGCATCAAGCTCGCGCAGACCCTGGTGCACGATCCCGAGGTGCTGCTACTCGACGAACCGATGAACGGCATCGATCCGGGCGGGCGGCGCGACTTTGGCCGGCTGCTCGTCAAGCAGGCCGAACTCGGCAAGACGATTCTGCTGTCGAGCCACATTCTCGTCGAGGTCGAGAGCCTGGCCGATTCGATCCTGATGTTGGCCCGGGGCCGGGTCATCGCCTCGGGCACCTTGGCCGAAGTGCGCAACCTGATCGACGATCAGCCGTTCACCGTGCAGATCGTCGCCGAGCCGCCGCGCAAGCTGGCGGCGCTGCTGGTGGGCGATCTCGAGGTGCGTTCGGTCGAAGTTCGCGGCGACGCCGTCACCGTGCGCACGCGCAACCCCCTGCAGTTCTTTGCCCGCCTGACCGACCTGGTGATCGAGCATCGGCTCGAAGTCCGCAAACTCCAGACGCTCGACACCGGCGCCGATGCCGTGTTCGGCTACCTGGAACAGGGGGTGCAATGA